Proteins from a genomic interval of Antedon mediterranea chromosome 5, ecAntMedi1.1, whole genome shotgun sequence:
- the LOC140049428 gene encoding dynein axonemal assembly factor 6-like → MMETSLGLAGIAALSQLLKPPESDSDSDEDKPISGTQKPFGPGSIGPPKKVHTAPVQDTKPASTKNCKDIWDADEVKEGGEFDDLDDPRPEPEYEIIFKQKVATEDMFLGMGNKTNATSSCEDIVVKITLPNTKYGDVTLDVNDKFLSCATPNYKLSLHLPHLVDSKNGRAKWDAENSLLTVTMPMVRDYDFLNF, encoded by the exons ATGATGGAAACTTCATTAGGACTCGCCGGTATTGCTGCATTGTCTCAACTTCTTAAACCTCCTGAATCAGACAGTGATAGTGACGAGGACAAA CCAATATCTGGTACACAGAAGCCATTTGGGCCAGGAAGCATTGGACCACCTAAGAAAGTACATACAGCACCTGTACAAG ATACTAAGCCAGCATCAACAAAAAACTGTAAAGATATTTGGGATGCAGATGAGGTGAAGGAAGGAGGAGAGTTTGATGATTTAGATGATCCAAGACCTGAACCAGA GTATGAGATTATTTTCAAGCAAAAAGTTGCGACAGAAGACATGTTCCTGGGGATGGGTAATAAAACAAATGCTACGTCATCTTGTGAAGATATTGTT GTGAAAATAACTTTACCAAACACCAAATATGGAGATGTTACTCTAGATGTCAATGACAAGTTTTTAAGTTGTGCAACACCGAATTA TAAACTTAGTTTGCATCTACCTCACCTAGTTGACAGTAAAAATGGAAGAGCTAAATGGGACGCAGAAAACTCATTGTTGACAGTTACCATGCCAATGGTAAGAGATTACGACTTCCTGAACTTTTGA
- the LOC140049427 gene encoding uncharacterized protein: MSSVARRKSLKTVNLKKLNSDDIGQLKDTRASELGTIVKCHNHAYAVSVKREVAQWYNEQNIAITKLSHGQQKVYKNLLKFHQIKKDIKRKAYINKQIEIQEKLREKAALEKRETELKKISEKKTNNVKKKKDLVQIRKEKSILRSKYQVLPGIGEEKEMENTETKKEEHQTVLTEKSNTQVTFEDEQDSVLPPTRASLLLTPELSDLSGRISVPTYSIQPPNRKNENFPHRYIEPPQNVSRGNSFMIPKVSPTTSPVKEHSFVDVIQRTESLVIQKPLDSDASLIEVVNKVNSVGLSRNDSFTRMKMTPPHFSRKPKSKSNELGDDSRVDSRTSRFTEESNCLHITSSPHKTDINPHTVLPSISNVLVLDDTSCKDFDAVDGTNSLLRTTGNGKLKRKKRLDQKSKLLDDMNKYHVGILNRTFRLPNYQVPQIQHVTRYTKNSQGSLVPSELTVKPASEEFKLPSNRKAYMLRKALTTERANEPERERKLKEFFGKMSDMDREVQITRSKSKTMSGRREPFRHHKPDDFSHSSTMRNNVYGYILGTAQGDVTDVKNCRYLRTNEHMGSRRGKVSSWGKHY; the protein is encoded by the exons ATGAGTAGCGTCGCAAGAAGGAAGTCTCTTAAAACtgttaatttgaaaaaattaaattcgGATGATATCGGACAGCTAAAAGACACCAGAGCCTCTGAGCTTGGTACGATTGTGAAATGTCACAACCATGCGTACGCGGTGTCAGTGAAGAGAGAGGTCGCTCAATGGTACAACGAACAGAATATTGCTATCACAAAGTTATCACATGGACAGCAAAAGGTTTACAAGAACTTGTTAAAATTTCATCAAATCAAGAAAGATATCAAAAGAAAAGCgtatattaataaacaaattgaaatacAAGAAAAACTCCGGGAAAAAGCAGCGTTAGAGAAAAGGGAAACAGAACTAAAGAAAATATCTGAAAAGAAAACGAACAATgtgaagaagaaaaaagatCTTGTCCAAATAAGGAAAGAGAAAAGTATTTTGAGAtcaaaatatcaggttctaccTGGAATTGGAGAAGAAAAAGAAATGGAAAATACTGAAACAAAGAAAGAGGAGCATCAGACAGTGTTGACAGAAAAGTCAAACACACAGGTAACATTTGAGGATGAACAGGATTCTGTACTTCCGCCTACAAGAGCGTCTTTGCTACTAACACCAGAACTATCTGATCTAAGTGGTCGAATATCAGTACCAACGTATTCTATCCAGCCACCGAACAGGAAAAACGAAAACTTTCCACATAGGTACATCGAACCCCCGCAAAATGTAAGTCGGGGGAATTCGTTTATGATTCCAAAAGTATCTCCAACTACAAGTCCAGTGAAGGAACATAGTTTTGTTGACGTCATTCAAAGGACTGAGTCATTAGTTATTCAGAAACCACTGGACTCTGATGCATCATTAATTGAAGTTGTTAACAAAGTGAACAGTGTTGGATTATCGAGGAACGATTCGTTCACTAGAATGAAAATGACTCCGCCACATTTTAGTCGCAAACCTAAATCTAAAAGTAATGAACTCGGAGATGATTCTAGAGTTGATTCAAGGACGTCCAGATTCACTGAAGAATCAAACTGCCTTCACATCACATCATCTCCACATAAAACAGATATAAACCCCCATACAGTGCTACCATCAATCTCGAACGTTTTAGTATTAGATGACACATCTTGCAAAGACTTTGATGCTGTCGATGGAACTAATAGTTTGCTTAGAACAACAGGGAATGGAAAGTTAAAACGTAAGAAACGTCTAGACCAGAAGTCTAAACTTCTAGACGACATGAATAAATACCACGTAGGCATCCTTAACAGAACGTTTAGACTACCTAACTACCAAGTACCTCAGATACAACATGTTACACGTTATACAAAGAACAGTCAAGGTAGTTTAGTACCGAGTGAGCTGACAGTGAAACCGGCCTCAGAAGAATTCAAATTGCCATCTAACAGAAAGGCGTATATGCTTAGAAAGGCGTTGACAACCGAAAGAGCAAACGAGCCAGAAAGAGAAAGAAAACTCAAAGAATTCTTCGGCAAGATGTCCGACATGG ATAGAGAAGTTCAAATAACTCGTAGCAAATCGAAGACAATGAGCGGCCGAAGGGAACCATTTCGTCATCATAAACCAGACGACTTTTCTCATTCGAGCACTATGAGAAACAACGTGTATGGATACATATTAGGCACAGCACAAGGAGATGTTACTGATGTAAAGAACTGCCGCTATCTTCGAACAAATGAACACATGGGCTCAAGACGGGGCAAAGTTTCTAGTTGgggaaaacattattaa